From the genome of Parazoarcus communis, one region includes:
- a CDS encoding glycine zipper 2TM domain-containing protein, which translates to MRTNQKAIRKYALGVFAAAMLLGLGGCAGMSGQDKSTAIGAGVGAIGGSVLTGGSAIGTVGGAAVGGVIGHEVGK; encoded by the coding sequence ATGAGAACGAATCAGAAAGCAATTCGGAAATACGCACTCGGTGTGTTCGCCGCGGCCATGTTGCTTGGATTGGGCGGATGTGCCGGCATGTCCGGGCAGGACAAGAGCACGGCGATCGGAGCCGGGGTCGGCGCCATCGGCGGCTCCGTTCTTACCGGCGGCAGCGCGATCGGTACGGTCGGTGGTGCGGCGGTAGGCGGCGTCATCGGTCACGAAGTGGGCAAGTGA
- a CDS encoding peptidase, with translation MTLFERAGDRVIVLLSSGNLAGTQAVISLLRQRGAREDSPSMWTAESMFDAAIQVSDAMRDVDRRDGQHLADSDIGFNASFILGGQIAGEPPRLFRIYAEGNFIEASAETPYLQTGETKYGKPIIDRVITRSTKLNDATKCVLVSFDSTMRSNLSVGMPIDLLCYKRDSFEAGMRRRFGVGDVYFAELGAQWSEGTRDVFRQLPDLDWASP, from the coding sequence ATGACGCTCTTCGAGCGCGCCGGCGACAGGGTTATCGTTCTGCTGAGTTCGGGGAATCTGGCCGGCACGCAGGCCGTCATCAGCCTGTTGCGGCAGCGCGGCGCCAGGGAAGATTCGCCCAGCATGTGGACTGCCGAATCGATGTTCGATGCGGCCATTCAGGTGTCGGATGCCATGCGGGACGTCGATCGACGCGACGGTCAGCACCTGGCTGACAGCGATATCGGCTTCAACGCGTCGTTCATCCTCGGCGGTCAGATCGCCGGGGAGCCGCCGCGTTTGTTCCGAATCTATGCAGAGGGTAACTTCATCGAGGCAAGCGCCGAGACGCCATACCTTCAGACGGGTGAAACGAAGTATGGCAAACCGATCATCGACCGGGTCATTACCCGCTCGACCAAGTTGAACGACGCGACAAAATGCGTCCTCGTTTCGTTTGATTCGACCATGCGCAGCAACCTGTCGGTCGGTATGCCGATCGACCTGCTTTGCTACAAACGTGACAGTTTCGAAGCCGGCATGCGTCGCCGCTTTGGCGTCGGGGATGTCTATTTTGCCGAGCTGGGCGCGCAATGGAGTGAAGGTACGCGCGACGTATTCCGCCAGCTGCCCGACCTCGACTGGGCGTCCCCTTGA
- a CDS encoding transglutaminase-like domain-containing protein, with protein MKIRIGYELIYDCAQPTPMILSLSVHYSRMSDMIIPDHLIADPPVPISAYRDSFGNWCSRIVAPKGPLRLSTDAVIRDSGLPDIVVLEARQTPVHELPDETLLFLLGSRYCETDRLSETAWQLFHTTPHGWARVQAICDFVNRHITFGYQHARASKSAWDVFHERSGVCRDYAHLAIAFCRCMNIPARYCTGYLGDIGMPPPYELMDFAGWFEAYLDGHWYTFDARNNTPRIGRVLIARGRDAADVAISNTFGPNILKSFKVRTDEMFDG; from the coding sequence ATGAAGATCCGCATAGGGTACGAACTGATCTACGACTGCGCGCAGCCGACACCCATGATCCTGAGCCTGAGCGTGCATTACTCGCGCATGTCCGACATGATCATCCCCGACCATCTGATCGCCGACCCGCCGGTCCCGATCTCCGCCTACCGCGACAGTTTCGGAAACTGGTGTTCGCGCATCGTTGCCCCCAAGGGCCCGCTCAGACTATCGACCGATGCGGTCATTCGGGATTCGGGGCTGCCCGATATCGTCGTCCTCGAGGCCAGACAGACGCCGGTTCATGAACTGCCCGACGAGACCCTGCTGTTCCTGCTGGGGAGCCGGTACTGCGAAACTGATCGCCTGTCGGAGACCGCCTGGCAGCTGTTCCACACGACGCCACACGGATGGGCGCGCGTGCAGGCGATCTGCGACTTCGTGAATCGACACATCACATTCGGGTACCAGCACGCGCGCGCGAGCAAGTCGGCGTGGGATGTATTCCACGAGCGCTCCGGTGTGTGCCGTGACTACGCCCACCTGGCCATCGCATTCTGCCGTTGCATGAATATCCCTGCGCGCTATTGTACCGGCTACCTCGGTGACATCGGCATGCCTCCGCCCTACGAACTGATGGATTTCGCCGGGTGGTTCGAGGCCTACCTCGACGGCCACTGGTACACCTTCGACGCCCGCAACAATACGCCGCGCATCGGACGGGTGTTGATCGCTCGCGGACGCGACGCCGCCGATGTCGCCATCAGCAACACCTTCGGCCCGAACATCCTGAAAAGCTTCAAGGTCCGGACCGACGAGATGTTCGACGGCTGA
- a CDS encoding DUF3096 domain-containing protein: MNINLALAPLVSLIAGVLILVVPRLLNYIVAVYLIVIGLIGLLGGGNFSLR; the protein is encoded by the coding sequence ATGAACATCAATCTCGCTCTTGCTCCCCTGGTATCGCTGATCGCCGGGGTTCTCATTCTTGTCGTCCCGCGGCTGCTGAACTACATCGTCGCGGTTTATCTGATCGTGATCGGACTGATCGGACTCCTTGGCGGTGGCAACTTCAGCTTGCGGTAG
- a CDS encoding alpha/beta hydrolase family esterase, translated as MSRSLQRALTAMTRTAIRAGSKAITQALKAKPARKTAAAKRSTAKRVSAKPASPKPSAAAAGDWSAGLAIGIVGAMRYWLFKPPGLQRGERLPLVVMLHGCWQGAEDLAASSKMNRTAARERFFVLYPEQDRISNVHGCWHWYDTRSGRAQAEAGAIDAVIDQVCLLQAVDPERIALAGLSAGAGMAALLAVRRPQRFRAIAMHSGIGAGVAHSSATALRAMRGHRVAGAALAPIAAGSSPPALLVIHGSADPIVAPGNGAEAAHQWAARAGAKPGTPRTVQRGMRYAATITDYRARGRLVATLCEVSGLGHAWSGGAAGQAYSDPKGPDASRMIWAFMARQFARGADVGH; from the coding sequence TTGAGCCGATCCCTCCAGAGGGCGCTAACCGCGATGACGCGGACGGCGATTCGTGCCGGTTCGAAGGCGATCACGCAGGCGCTGAAGGCAAAGCCTGCGCGCAAAACGGCTGCGGCCAAACGTTCCACTGCGAAACGCGTCTCAGCAAAGCCCGCCTCGCCGAAGCCTTCAGCGGCCGCTGCGGGCGACTGGAGCGCGGGTCTTGCCATCGGCATCGTCGGCGCAATGCGTTATTGGCTCTTCAAGCCGCCCGGCCTGCAGCGCGGCGAGCGTTTGCCGCTCGTGGTGATGCTGCACGGTTGCTGGCAGGGCGCGGAAGATCTGGCCGCCAGCAGCAAGATGAACCGGACCGCCGCGCGCGAACGCTTCTTCGTGCTCTATCCCGAGCAGGACCGAATCTCTAACGTTCACGGTTGCTGGCACTGGTATGACACGCGCTCCGGTCGGGCGCAGGCCGAGGCGGGCGCCATCGATGCCGTGATCGATCAGGTGTGCCTGTTGCAGGCGGTCGATCCTGAGCGCATCGCGCTGGCCGGGCTCTCGGCGGGCGCAGGAATGGCCGCGCTGCTGGCGGTGCGCCGCCCGCAGCGTTTTCGGGCGATCGCCATGCATTCGGGTATTGGCGCGGGCGTCGCGCACTCCTCGGCGACCGCTTTGCGGGCGATGCGCGGGCACCGGGTCGCGGGCGCGGCACTTGCGCCGATCGCTGCCGGATCAAGCCCTCCCGCGCTGCTGGTGATCCATGGTAGCGCCGACCCTATTGTGGCCCCCGGAAATGGCGCCGAAGCGGCGCACCAGTGGGCCGCCCGGGCGGGTGCGAAACCCGGCACCCCGCGCACTGTGCAGCGCGGGATGCGCTACGCCGCAACGATCACCGACTACCGGGCGCGTGGCCGGCTGGTCGCGACCCTGTGCGAAGTCAGCGGGCTGGGCCATGCGTGGAGCGGCGGCGCAGCGGGACAGGCCTACAGCGATCCGAAAGGCCCGGACGCGTCTCGCATGATCTGGGCCTTCATGGCCAGGCAATTCGCGCGGGGCGCGGACGTCGGCCACTGA
- a CDS encoding AI-2E family transporter produces the protein MIPGEIPATNPVKADPGKHSERSSATPLAVVDMGVNARGVALAILATVAVVYALEWAQSFIISLLLGILFAYTLNPLVEWCERIRIPRVAGSAIVMVGVSCALVLGTYSLRGQMQRILDQVPEAASKLSAGIASVRKGEPSTMQKVQTAASEIEKATSEATGMASTSKRTATRVVVDPPSFKVGDFLLVGSLGAAGLIGQAAMVLFLTFFLLLSGDTYKRKLVRLTGPSLSRRKITVHILDDINASIQRYMSMLLATNVLLGMLTWITLRLFGLENAGAWAVAAGLLHVIPYFGPAVTAVGIGMATFMQFDSLSTAGLVAGASIAIATFVGTFVTTWMTGRIAKMNTAAVFVSLLFWAWLWGVWGLLLSIPITVIAKVVAEHVTQLEPVAELLGD, from the coding sequence ATGATCCCCGGCGAAATTCCGGCCACGAATCCGGTGAAAGCGGACCCGGGAAAGCATTCAGAGCGCAGCAGCGCGACGCCGCTCGCCGTCGTCGACATGGGCGTGAATGCACGGGGCGTGGCGTTGGCAATCCTCGCGACCGTCGCGGTGGTATATGCATTGGAGTGGGCGCAGAGCTTCATCATATCCCTGCTGCTCGGGATACTCTTTGCCTATACGCTGAACCCGCTTGTCGAGTGGTGCGAGCGCATAAGGATCCCGCGCGTGGCGGGGTCTGCCATTGTGATGGTGGGCGTTTCGTGCGCGCTCGTCCTGGGAACATACTCATTGCGCGGGCAGATGCAGCGGATCCTCGATCAGGTGCCCGAAGCGGCCAGCAAGCTATCGGCCGGCATCGCAAGTGTGCGTAAAGGCGAGCCGAGCACCATGCAAAAAGTGCAGACGGCTGCGAGCGAGATCGAGAAGGCGACGAGCGAGGCAACAGGCATGGCTTCGACGTCAAAGCGGACGGCTACGCGCGTCGTGGTCGATCCGCCGAGCTTCAAGGTCGGCGACTTCCTGCTGGTCGGTTCGCTGGGCGCCGCGGGGCTGATCGGACAGGCCGCCATGGTGCTCTTCCTGACCTTTTTTCTGCTGCTTTCCGGCGACACCTACAAGCGGAAGCTGGTGCGACTCACCGGCCCTTCGTTGTCGCGCCGAAAGATCACCGTGCATATCCTCGACGACATCAACGCCTCGATTCAGCGTTACATGTCGATGCTATTGGCAACCAACGTGCTGCTCGGAATGTTGACCTGGATCACACTGCGCTTGTTCGGTCTCGAGAACGCAGGCGCGTGGGCTGTCGCTGCCGGCCTGCTGCATGTCATACCGTACTTCGGCCCGGCTGTCACTGCCGTTGGAATTGGCATGGCGACCTTCATGCAATTCGATTCACTGTCGACGGCAGGTTTGGTGGCCGGGGCTTCTATTGCGATCGCCACGTTTGTCGGGACATTCGTCACCACCTGGATGACGGGCCGGATTGCAAAGATGAACACGGCAGCGGTCTTCGTCTCCCTGTTGTTCTGGGCATGGCTTTGGGGAGTGTGGGGTTTGCTGCTGAGCATTCCGATCACGGTCATCGCAAAAGTCGTGGCAGAGCACGTCACGCAACTTGAGCCCGTGGCGGAACTGCTTGGCGACTAG
- a CDS encoding BON domain-containing protein, giving the protein MKQLGKYLSACFLAITLVTAMGCSSTQKQEGTGEYIDDSVITTKVKAAIFNEPTLTVAEINVETFKGVVQLSGFVNSRADIDKAVQVARGVSGVRSVKNDMRVK; this is encoded by the coding sequence ATGAAACAACTCGGCAAGTATCTTTCAGCATGCTTCCTGGCCATCACGCTGGTCACCGCGATGGGCTGCTCATCCACGCAAAAGCAGGAGGGAACCGGTGAGTACATTGACGACAGCGTGATCACCACGAAGGTCAAGGCTGCGATTTTCAATGAGCCTACGCTGACAGTCGCAGAGATCAACGTCGAGACCTTCAAGGGCGTCGTACAGCTAAGCGGTTTCGTGAACTCGCGGGCCGATATCGACAAGGCGGTCCAGGTCGCGCGCGGTGTGAGCGGTGTGAGATCTGTCAAGAATGACATGAGGGTCAAATGA
- a CDS encoding DUF3309 family protein, giving the protein MGTILLIVLVLLLIGAIPSWPHSRSWGYGPSGGLGLVVVVLLILLLLGKI; this is encoded by the coding sequence ATCGGAACAATCCTGCTGATCGTTCTGGTCCTATTGCTGATCGGCGCTATCCCAAGCTGGCCTCACAGCCGCAGCTGGGGATACGGTCCCAGTGGTGGACTTGGCCTCGTCGTGGTGGTCCTGCTCATCCTGTTGCTGCTGGGCAAGATTTAG
- a CDS encoding DUF1328 domain-containing protein, which yields MLHYAVVFLVIALVAALLGFTGIAAGAVEIAKILFFVFLVLFVVSLVMGLRGRK from the coding sequence ATGCTGCACTACGCCGTAGTATTCCTGGTGATCGCACTGGTCGCAGCCCTGCTTGGTTTTACCGGCATCGCGGCTGGCGCCGTCGAGATCGCCAAGATATTGTTCTTCGTTTTCCTCGTCCTTTTTGTCGTCTCGCTTGTCATGGGCCTGAGAGGTCGAAAGTGA
- a CDS encoding PRC-barrel domain-containing protein, producing MNNETRDPAGINQAATSAMRTPAMLSAGTLIGDDVYSGKDEELGDIKEIMLDMRSGRVAYAVLSFGGFLGIGEKLFAVPWSALTLDAENKRFVLNVEKDRLKDAPGFDKDHWPNMADQKWAQGIHSYYGTTPYSDNLRN from the coding sequence ATGAACAACGAAACTCGCGATCCCGCTGGAATCAACCAGGCCGCAACGAGCGCGATGCGCACACCTGCCATGCTGAGTGCGGGCACCCTGATCGGAGACGACGTCTACAGCGGCAAGGACGAAGAACTTGGCGACATCAAGGAAATCATGCTGGATATGCGCAGCGGCAGAGTCGCCTATGCGGTGCTGTCCTTCGGCGGCTTCCTCGGCATTGGGGAAAAGCTGTTCGCCGTGCCGTGGAGTGCGTTGACGCTCGATGCTGAGAACAAACGCTTCGTGCTGAACGTCGAGAAGGATCGCCTCAAGGATGCGCCGGGGTTCGACAAGGACCATTGGCCCAATATGGCCGACCAGAAATGGGCGCAGGGAATTCACTCCTACTACGGCACGACGCCGTATTCGGATAACTTGCGCAATTAA
- a CDS encoding CsbD family protein codes for MNKDQVKGRLKEVEGTVKEVTGKVVGNKSLEEKGKVEKAIGEIQTGYGDVKNDIKKD; via the coding sequence ATGAACAAGGATCAAGTGAAAGGTCGGCTGAAGGAAGTCGAAGGTACGGTGAAGGAAGTGACCGGCAAGGTCGTCGGCAACAAGAGCCTGGAAGAAAAGGGCAAGGTCGAAAAAGCCATCGGCGAGATCCAGACAGGATACGGCGATGTCAAGAATGACATCAAGAAAGACTGA
- a CDS encoding Crp/Fnr family transcriptional regulator, whose translation MPETPIRNPRQNRILASLPVAEYARLADDLEFVTFKPGERLYDAGDILEFVHFPTTCIISLVLSTANGASAELGMSGNDGVTGIALVLGGETTTCALAVQCAGGAYRLPAEVMRWELDQAGSLRRLCLGYTQALMSQMAQSVLCNRHHTVEQQLCRWLLCSLDLLPGNKLDVTHESIARMLGVRREAVTEAAGRVQAAGLIEYHRGHITVTDRPGLEARSCECYGVVKGEHDRLSALMPAPLVRQRVRPNPVTLRKRAEARLRQATSSVPSTSWDTERLVHELRVHQIELELHNEELREAYDEADALQRECADIYDFAPLGYFTLDAHGVILNLNLAGAIMLGIKRTQHARHRFGTFVKPEFLPAFNRFLEEVLDAKSKKKCDVVLLASSHRPETTVRIEAVADESGCECRMVVSDVTAERQPVNILQTRE comes from the coding sequence ATGCCGGAAACTCCGATCCGCAACCCTCGGCAGAATCGCATTCTGGCGAGCCTGCCCGTGGCGGAATACGCCCGGCTGGCGGACGATCTGGAATTCGTCACTTTCAAGCCGGGTGAGCGGCTTTACGACGCCGGTGACATTCTGGAATTCGTTCATTTTCCGACGACATGCATCATCTCGCTGGTGCTTTCCACCGCGAACGGCGCGTCGGCCGAGTTGGGTATGAGTGGCAACGACGGCGTGACCGGCATCGCGCTGGTGCTGGGGGGCGAAACCACGACCTGTGCCTTGGCCGTGCAGTGCGCGGGCGGGGCGTATCGCCTGCCCGCCGAGGTGATGCGGTGGGAACTCGATCAGGCGGGAAGCCTGCGGCGCCTTTGCCTCGGCTACACCCAGGCACTGATGAGCCAGATGGCGCAAAGTGTCCTCTGCAATCGTCATCACACGGTAGAGCAGCAGTTGTGCCGCTGGCTCCTGTGCAGTCTTGACTTGCTGCCAGGCAATAAGCTCGATGTGACCCACGAGTCGATTGCCCGCATGCTGGGGGTGCGCCGCGAGGCGGTTACCGAGGCCGCCGGAAGAGTACAGGCGGCCGGATTGATTGAATATCACCGCGGACACATCACGGTAACGGATCGCCCTGGACTGGAGGCACGGTCATGCGAATGCTACGGTGTGGTCAAAGGCGAGCACGACCGTCTGTCTGCTTTGATGCCGGCACCGCTGGTCAGGCAGCGGGTGCGGCCGAACCCGGTCACGCTGCGCAAGCGTGCCGAGGCACGGCTGCGGCAGGCAACGTCGAGCGTGCCGAGCACGTCGTGGGATACCGAGCGTCTGGTGCACGAACTTAGGGTGCACCAGATCGAACTCGAACTGCATAACGAGGAGCTGCGCGAGGCTTACGATGAAGCGGACGCGCTCCAGCGGGAATGTGCCGATATTTACGATTTCGCGCCCCTCGGCTATTTCACGCTCGATGCGCATGGCGTCATTCTCAACCTCAATCTTGCTGGCGCAATCATGCTCGGCATCAAGCGCACACAGCATGCACGCCACCGTTTTGGCACCTTCGTCAAACCCGAATTCCTGCCCGCATTCAATCGATTTCTCGAAGAGGTGCTGGATGCGAAAAGCAAGAAAAAATGCGACGTCGTCCTATTGGCTAGCAGTCACCGCCCTGAGACAACCGTGCGGATCGAGGCAGTGGCGGATGAATCTGGCTGCGAATGCCGCATGGTAGTGAGTGACGTTACCGCCGAAAGGCAGCCCGTAAATATCTTGCAGACGCGAGAATAA